A stretch of Canis lupus familiaris isolate Mischka breed German Shepherd chromosome 11, alternate assembly UU_Cfam_GSD_1.0, whole genome shotgun sequence DNA encodes these proteins:
- the OR13F1B gene encoding olfactory receptor family 13 subfamily F member 1B translates to MIKTNLTVISKFIFLGFTYYPKVEVIVFVLCLLMYLITLLGNIILISITILDSHLHKPMYFFLSNLSFLDIWYTSSALTPMLANFVLGKNTISFSGCAIQMYFSLAMGSTECVLLSMMAYDRYVAICNPLRYPVIMNRRVCVQIAAGSWVTGCLTALVETMSVLHQSLCGNSIINHFTCEILAVLKLVCVDTSRVQLIMLLISVLLLPMPMLLICISYAFILSNILRISSVDGRSKAFSTCAAHLTVVVLFYGTALSMYLKPLAVDSQEIDKFIALVYAGLTPMLNPIIYSLRNKEVKAAVKKLLIRNPLCAF, encoded by the coding sequence ATGATCAAGACAAACTTGACagtcatttcaaaatttatttttctgggatTTACTTACTACCCCAAAGTTGAGGTCATCGTATTTGTGCTATGCTTGCTGATGTATCTGATCACCCTGCTGGGTAATATAATTCTGATCTCCATCACCATCCTGGATTCCCACCTACACAAACCCATGTACTTCTTTCTCAGCAACCTCTCCTTTTTAGACATCTGGTACACCTCTTCTGCTCTCACTCCAATGCTGGCAAACTTTGTTCTGGGGAAAAACACTATCTCATTCTCAGGATGTGCCATTCAGATGTACTTTTCTCTTGCCATGGGCTCCACTGAGTGTGTGCTCCTCTCCATGATGGCGTATGACCggtatgtggccatctgcaaccCTCTGAGGTACCCTGTCATCATGAATAGGAGGGTTTGTGTGCAGATTGCAGCTGGCTCCTGGGTGACAGGCTGCCTCACTGCCTTGGTGGAAACAATGTCTGTGCTGCATCAGTCTCTCTGTGGAAATAGCATCATCAATCATTTCACTTGTGAAATTCTGGCTGTGTTGAAACTAGTTTGCGTAGACACTTCCAGGGTGCAGTTAATCATGCTGTTGATTAGCGTACTTCTTCTTCCTATGCCGATGCTTCTCATTTGTATATCTTATGCGTTCATTCTCTCCAACATTCTGAGAATCAGCTCAGTGGATGGTCGAAGCAAAGCCTTTTCAACATGTGCAGCCCACTTGACTGTGGTGGTTTTGTTCTATGGGACAGCTCTCTCCATGTACCTGAAGCCCTTGGCTGTGGATTCacaagaaatagataaatttatagCTCTGGTATATGCTGGGTTAACCCCCATGTTGAATCCTATCATTTATAGTCTACGGAACAAAGAGGTGAAAGCAGCTGTGAAAAAATTGCTGATTAGGAACCctctttgtgctttttaa